AGGGTTTTGGTGCTGCTCAGGGCAACTGGAGAGTTCCTTGCGATGTGCTCTGCAAGTTGCATGGCTCTGGAAAGGGCCTGTCCGGGTTCGGTCAGGCGGTTGATCAGGCCCATCCGGTAAGCTTCGGCGGCAGAGATGGCGTCTCCAGTCAAGAGCAGTTCTCTGGCATGTTTTTCGCCCACAGAACGCAGCAAGAAAACCATCACAATGGCCGCGACAAACCCGAGTTTCACTTCGGTGTAAGCAAAACTGGCTTCGCTGGAGGCCACCACCAGATCACAAGCGCTGGCCAAGCCTGCTCCTCCAGCAATGGCTTTGCCTTCAATGGCTGCAATGATGGGTTTGGGATGGGTGTAGATGGTTTCAAAAAGCCGTGCCAGTTGACGTGAGTCCTGCAGGTTGTCCTCACTGCTGGCCGACAGCAGGTGATGGAGGTTTTTGAGGTCTGCACCGCTGCAAAACACCTTGCCTTCGGCGCTGAGCACAATGGCTCTGGTGGAAGCATGGGTTTTCAGGTCCTCAAATGCTCCCAGCAAATCCTGAACCATTTGAGGGCTCAGGGCATTGCGGTTTTCTGGCGAGGCCAGGGTCAGGCGGGCAATGGGGCCGTGGTGTTCAAGGTGCAGCATAAGAACCTCGTGGGGGATGCCAAGGGCCGAGAGCATGGCAGGGGTGAGAAGTTTTGAAGGGCAGAAAGGGAATCTTGTGACTGATGTAGGGGCGAGGTG
This genomic stretch from Deinococcus misasensis DSM 22328 harbors:
- a CDS encoding enoyl-CoA hydratase/isomerase family protein translates to MLHLEHHGPIARLTLASPENRNALSPQMVQDLLGAFEDLKTHASTRAIVLSAEGKVFCSGADLKNLHHLLSASSEDNLQDSRQLARLFETIYTHPKPIIAAIEGKAIAGGAGLASACDLVVASSEASFAYTEVKLGFVAAIVMVFLLRSVGEKHARELLLTGDAISAAEAYRMGLINRLTEPGQALSRAMQLAEHIARNSPVALSSTKTLLANLPSMGLHEALQHAAQMNAWARTTSDLKEGITSFLEKRAPKWQEPSDG